A genomic window from Ricinus communis isolate WT05 ecotype wild-type unplaced genomic scaffold, ASM1957865v1 Ctg18, whole genome shotgun sequence includes:
- the LOC125368765 gene encoding 50S ribosomal protein L14, chloroplastic-like, which translates to MTRNARRGGKIWVRIFPDKPVTLRPTETRMGSGKGSPEYWVAVVKPGTSNRRYAHIGDVIVAVIKEAAPNSPLERSEVIRAVIVRTCKELKRDNGMIIRYDDNAAVVIDQEGN; encoded by the exons ATGACACGAAATGCACGCCGCGGTGGAAAAATATGGGTACGCATATTTCCCGACAAACCAGTTACTTTAAGACCTACGGAAACACGTATGGGTTCGGGGAAAGGATCTCCTGAATATTGGGTGGCTGTCGTTAAACCAG GGACTAGTAATCGCCGATATGCTCATATTGGTGACGTTATTGTTGCTGTGATCAAGGAAGCGGCACCAAATTCACCTCTAGAAAGATCAGAAGTAATCAGAGCTGTAATTGTACGTACTTGTAAAGAACTCAAACGTGATAACGGTATGATAATACGATATGATGACAATGCTGCAGTTGTCATTGATCAAGAAGGAAACTAA